GCGGCCGCGGCGGGGGGGGTATTGGGCTGATGCCCTGTTTCATGGGCGACAGGGAGCCGGCCCTGCGTCGGCTGATGCCGCCGGTTTCCTCACTGCGCCGCGACATCTGGCTGGTGGTTCACCGTGACTTGCAGCACAACGCGCGTGTGCGTGCCGTGCTCCACTTCCTGGCCGAGCTCATCCAACTCCAACGCGAGCGCCCGCTCATCTCCGGGGAAGGGCTGTCCGCGCCCCCTCCCGAGCCCGCTGCCCCGGCTCGGACTCCGGGAACGTCTTGCAGGTCGAGGGCCCGGTCCGGATGAGCTCCGTCATCGGCCTGCTGGGAGTGTGTCTGGTGCTGGGAGGGCTCGCCCGGCGCAGTGGCCGCTTTCCGCCTCAGACGGCCCAGGTGCTCAACACCTTCGTCATCAATGTGGCCCTGCCAGCGCTCGTGCTGCGCGTGGTGCACCGGCTGGAGTTCCGCCCCGAGCTGGTGGTGGCCGCCGCGTCGCCGTGGGTCATCTTCCTGGGAGCGGTGGGGCTCTTCCGATGGCTGGGGCCCCGCCTGGGGCTGGGACGGGCCTCCGTGGCCGCGCTCGTGCTCACCGGTGGGCTGAGCAACACGGCGTTCGTCGGCCTGCCCATGGCGGAGGCGCTGCTGGGGCGCGAAGGGCTCTCCGTGGCGGTGGTGGTGGATCAGCTCGGGACGTTCCTGGTGTTCGCGACGCTGGCCACCATCTTCGCCGCGCGGGCCGCCGCGGGGGACGAGGCGCTCAGCCGGGCGACGCTCCTTCGAAAGGTGGTGTTGTTCCCGCCCTTCATGGCGCTCGTCACCGCGCTGGCGCTGCACCCGTGGAGCTTCCCAGGATGGTTGGAGACGCTGCTGGAGCGGCTGGGCTCGACGCTGACGCCCCTCACGCTCTTCTCGGTGGGCTTCCAGCTCCAGCTCGCCGGGCTCCGCTCACGGGCCGGGGCGCTGACGCTCGGGCTCGGCTACAAGCTGGTGCTCGCGCCTGCCCTGGTGCTGCTCGGGCTGTGGGCGGTGCCGGTGGCTCCCATCGTCCGTGAGGCCATGCTGCTCCAGAACGCCATGGCGCCCATGGTGAGCGGCGCCATCCTCGCCGCGGAGCATGAGCTGGATCCGGACCTGGCCGCGCTCATGGTGGGCTTTGGCATTCCCCTGAGCTTCCTCACCGTGCCGCTGTGGCTGTGGCTGGCACCCCACATGGCGTGACTCGGCAACGGGCGCATCACGGAGTGTCACATCTCGCGGCATGAGTCCGCCATCTCCCCTCCATGTCAGACCCACCTGATAGGTTGGGCAAGCTTGGAAGGAGGAGGTTGGCGGAGATGGAACACAAGGGACTCGTCTCGAGAGTGTCCGAGCAGTTGGAGCGAATCATTGCGCGGGGCCAGCTCCCGAAGGGAGGCCAGCTCCCCTCGGAGCAGACGCTGGCGAAGCGCTACGGCGTCTCGCGAGCCACCATTCGCGGAGCGCTCCAGGACCTGGCAGCCCGAGGCCTGGTGGTGCGGCACCCTGGCCGTAGAAGTCGCGCGGCGACGCTGGACGAGGCACTGACGTTGGAGAGTCTGAGGCTGGTGCTGCCGGCGGAGGGCCCCGAGGCCGAGGGCAGAAGGCGGCTGCTGGAAGGGTTCTTCGCCCTCAAGCGCGAAGTCACGGTGGAGCTGCTGGCCGCCTGCTGCGAGCACGGACGTGCACGAGAGCTGACAGCGCTGGAGGATGGCTGCTTCGCGCTGGCGGACGAGACACGCTGGAACGAGGAGCGCCGAGCCTGGGTGCAGCGGGAGTTCGAGCTGCTGAGGCGGGCCGCCCGCGCCGCCGACCGTCCTGGGCACATGCTGCTCATCCAGTCGCTGGAGCGCTCGTTCTGGGGCATCGCGGAGTGGGTCCTGCCCCATCTGCAGCCCGGGGCCATCGACGCGTGGGCCAGGTGCGCCATGTACGCGTTGGGTGAGAGGGATGCCCAGTCGCTGCGACACCAGCTGCCGGCACTGCTCCGAGCTGCGGATGAAGGGCTGCTCGACAGCCTTGTGCCGATTCGCGAGGAGCCCACCCCACCCGAGCCTTCAACCCCTGCCTCGTCCGTTGAGGAGCCCGGGTCGGGCGCGGACTGTCCGAACCTGTCTACTTGTCAGACAGGTTCGGTCCAGGCGCTCGCCCCAGGGGAGCTCCACGCCGATGGGGCGCCAGCTCACGCGGACATGGGTTCAGGGCCGCTCTGTCCTGTGGACGCGACCGACCCGCTCTCTCCGTGCAAGGGTCACGGTTCATCCAGCAACCCTGGATGCGATTCCACCTCGGTCTCTTCTGGCGATGTGAGCGCGCCTCCTCCCGGCCAGCCGGACTCCCCGGCAGCCCTTCACGCCGCGCTGCCTCCTTCTTTACCGTTGGAACCAGGGCCTGATGGCAGCGGAGAGGCCGATGCTTCCATGTCCGGGAGCGAAGCAGGGCCGGGGACTCCCGAGAGTGGGAGCAGTATGCTTCCGGCCTGTGAGAGCCAGCTCCTGTCTTCTGATCGTGCCCCTGGTTGTGGCGTGCGCCGCGCCGGGTGTGAAGGGCGCGCCCGCGGAGAAGCCGCAGGTGTGTGTGCTCGATGCCGAACCTGAGCTCATCCCGGTGCCGGAGCCCATCGAGGGCGAGCTGAACGAGGCCTTCGAGCTGCCGGACTCGCCCGAGTGGTGGGCCCCCGCCCCCATGGACGAGGAGCGCACCCGGTACCGCGCCGCCCTCGTGGCTCGGCTCGGCAGCGAGCAGGCCGTGCTGCCTCGCGCCATCATCGAGCGGCAGCACGCCATCCATGTGAGGCTCTCGGGCGATGGGGGCCGCGAGGCCGAGAACACCGGTGCCGTCCTCGAAGGCCGGGCCGGTACCATCGCTCCCGCCTCATGCCTGGAGTGGCGCCTCTTCCAGCGTCAGGCCCGGCGCTTCCCCATGCTCGAGCGGCCCACAGAGATGGGCGCCTATGTCCTGCGAGGCCATGGGCGCATCCGCGTGTACCTCTCGGGAGCCGACCGCGTCGGTGGCAAGCTGCGCCGCGAGGTGAGCAGCCGCGTCGCCGAGGAGGTCGCCAAGGGCTTCGCCCCCGTGGCCCACCTCCACAACCATCCGTTCATGTTCGATCGCAAGCCCGGAGATCGCACCTGGGCCACCGAGGAGACGCGCGAGGATGTGGCCGGAGCGCTCGCTCCCAGCCTCACCGATGTGCAGGCCTACCGCAGCATGCGCGAGGCCTTCGGGCTGCAGGGGGCCTGGGTCACCAACGGGCTCGACACCGCCCGCTACTCCGCCGAGGACTTCGACCGGCTCTCGGCGTGGCCCTGAGTCAGCTCGCGCAGGAACTCCAGCAGCACCGTGTCGCGTACGCCCATACGCCTGGGCGGGAAGCGACGATCGACGCGGTAGCCCTGGCGCTCCCAGAAGCGCCGCCCCGCCTCGTTCTGCTCCGCGCAGGCCAGCCGCATCCGACGCGCTCCCTGTGAGCGCGCCCAGTCCTCCAAGGCTCGGAGCACGCGCTCGCCCTGGCCGTGGCCTCGCACCGCCGGCTCCAGGAGCAGCAGCCCCAGGTACCACTCGCCCGGCTCACGGTAGTCCCGCGCCACATCCAGCACCCCGCACAGCCGAGGGCGCGGCGTGAAGAGGCCGAAGATGAGCTTGTCCGCCAGTGTCTTGCCCGGGGGCAGCATCCGCAGCAGCTGACTCGCCTCGTCCGGAGCGGCGGGCTGGCCGTAGATGAGCTCGTGGTAGTCGGTGCACGCCTCGCACAGCGCCTGCAATGCCGCTGTGTCGTTCTCGTCGATGCGACGCGCCGTCAGGCCGGAGTCCGGGGGAAGCAGGAGCACTCCATGACTCTCGCACAGGCAGCCGGATGGAGCAGCGGGTTCAGCGGGGAGCAGGGGACTCGATGCCCCTGCCCCTTCTCCGCCCTCTCACGCGGAGAGCGGAGGTGGGGCACTACGCGTTGGCCGTGGCCGAGTACGACAGCTCCAGGCCGTTGCCCTTCACCTTCATTCGCGGCTTCGACAGCCAGTGGCACTTCGGGCAGTAGCTGTGTGCCCCCGCGGAGGTCGCACGGATGGTCACCTCACCTCCGCACAGCAGACACCCCTCGGGGAGGGTGAACTCAGCGAACCGGTCGCCGTTGATCTCTGGAATCATCATGTCTTTGACGTAACGCAGAATTCGCGCATCACAAGCTGGCGTTTCGTCCAAGGCCGCATGCGAGCAGCCAGCCAGGCGAGCCAGCCTGAATTCCTTACCGTCCTGCTCCTAATGGTGGCCTCCGTACACTGCAACCCCCCGAAATGTCAGGCGCGGCCTGGCACGCGTCTTTCAAGGACCTTTCTCCACAGGGGGCAGGGTGATGGCGGACATCGAGCACGTGGTGCTCCTTCACGATCGACGCGGGTGGAGCGTGAAGGTGGTCTTGCGACAGGGAGGCTCACGGCGCTACCGCTATGGCAGCGAGGCCCAGGCGCGCTTCTTCGCCGCCGTGTTCGAGCTGGGGCCGCGGGTGCTGCCTCCCACGGCGCGCCCGAGCGCTCGCAGGCGGAAGCGCCACCTGGCGGCCGCACTCCCGGTGGGAGCGGCCGGGCCCGGTTGACAGGAGGGCCGCCCGTCGGCGGCTTTCCTCTACCCATGCGGGCGGGTTTCGGAGAGGCTGCGCATGTTCGGAGATGACCATGAGCGATCCTTCCAAGCCCTTCCTCCTTCCTCCCCACCGTGAGCAGATCACCTCGGAGCCCGATCCGGCCGGCCGCTGGTCCGACAAATTCCCGGACATGATCGGCTACAAGAGCCAGGGGGGCGGCAAGGTGCCCGCGGACTTCACCTGGCGCACCAACCCCAAGCAGTGGCAGGAGGAGATGACGCCGGAGACGCTGGCCACGCGCTACCAGAGCCTGCGCGTGCTGCCCGCCACCCGCGCCACTCCCGCGCTCCCCGAGGGCGACAAGAAGCCGTAGGCCCCCGGCGCGGCGCTCCTCAGTGGAACGGCAGCGCCGCGAGCTGCTCCCGGAACTGATCCACCGTCTCGCGCAGCGCCTTCTCCTCCAGCCCTTCGCTGGAGGCCCGGCGGCTCTTGCGCACGAAGGCATCGAAGGTGGCGGAGCGCCCGTAGAGGGCGCCTGCTCGCTCCAGTGCCTCCTGTAGCACCCGCTCGGCTCCCGTCGAGCCCAGCTGCAGGTGCATGGAGATCTGCTCGAGCTGCGCCCCGCACGAGCCCCACACCGCGCGATCGTGCGCCGTGAGCACCTGCGTGGTGAGCTCCTCGGTGATGCGCTCCAGCTCCGAGAGGAAGGGCTGCACCCGCCGCGGCAGCTCCTCCGGCTCCAGCCGCGCCGAGCCCGACACCTGCTGCAGCTGCTCGCGCAGCTCCAGGAGCTGGCGCTTGTCCCGCGTGCGCAGCGTCAGCGAGGCCGGCATCGTCACGAAGGACCCCAGGCTCTCCGCCACCTGGCGCGCCAGCGCGGGCAGGCCCTCGGGGGGCGTGCGGGCCACGCGCTCGAGCTTGCCCTGCAGCGAGCGGCGCAGATCCACCAGCGCGCCCCGCAGCGCCGCCGCCGCCGCCGTCTGCAGCCCGTAGCCTGGCACCACTGCCTCGCGGCTCACGTCCTCGAAGGCCGCCGCCGTCAGGTACACCAGGTCTCCAATCCTCGAGCGGAAGTCCAGACGCGAGGACTGCAGCTCCGTCATCAGCTCCCAGCGGTCCGTCACCACCTCCGGGCGCCGCACCCGCTCGCCCAGCTCCGCCACGCGCCGCGCCAGCTGCTCGGCGCTCTTCTGGAAGACGATCTCCACCTCCTGCGAGAGCCGCTCGTCCGCGCTCGCCGGCGGTGGCCTCCACCCGCTGTCGGCTCCCGCCGAGCGCTCGGGCACCGGGAACTGCTCGCGGATCACCGCGATGAGGTGGTTGACGTCCACCAGCGTGTCCCGCAGGGCCGGCGCCATCGTCTCCCACAGCGAGAGGTCCGCTCCGTCCGCCTGCTCGGCCGTGGTGGGCTCGTACTTGACGATGTTCAGGTGGCTCAGCTGATCGATGGCTACCGCCGCCGCCCGGTAGACACGCTCCAGCCGCTCGGCCAGGTGGCGGTCCGTCAGCGATTCGAGCAGCGCCTGGAGGCGCTCGGGCAGGGCTTCCTGAGGAGTTCGGGTCTTCACTGCGGGCATGGGGTCTCTGGGACCTTGTATGAAATGCGTGTCTGGAGAGACGCTAGCGCAGATCCGTGAAATCCCCTCGATCCATGCGCGACAGCGGGGCTAGACACGGGTCGCCGTCCTCCTCGGGAGCCTGCATGCGCCTGTGTCTGACCGCCGTCCTCGCCGCCCTCTGGGTGGGTTGCTCCACCACGCCTCCGACGCCTCCGGCGCCGCCTCCACCGCCCCCGCTGTCTCCCGAGGCCGCCGCCGTGTTCGCTCGCGCCGAAGCGCCGGGCCCTGGCGCCGCGCTGGTGGTGAACCTGGACGCGCTGGAGGAGCTGGGCCTGGTGGCCAAGGGCCCCACGCTGCGCCAGCTCGCGAACGTGGCCACCTTCGCCATGGCCCAGCTCTCCACCGGTGAGGACTCGGACGCGCGGCTGTTCGCCCGGGGCGCCGTCGTGAGCGCCCTGCTGCGCGAGTGGGCGAAGCTGCCCAGCCTGCGCCGCGTGGGCTTCGTCGTGCCCTCGGATCGCTTCCTCGAGGAGGGGCCGCCGGCGCTCGCCCAGACGGCCGTGGGCGCGCTCGCCGTGGATGAGGGCTCGCCGGACAACGCGCAGCTGCTCGCCGGCCTGGTGGCGCTCGTGCGCTCCGTGGCCGAGGAGCTCTCGCGCGAGGGCGCCGAGGTGAGCGTCTCCCTTCGCGGGCAGGACCTGTGCGTGGAGGGCGCAGAGCTGGACATGCCCCTGTGCATCCGGCCTCGGCGTGGGCTGCTGCTGTTCGGCTCTCCTACCGCGCTCACCGCCTTCGAGGCGCTGCCTCCCGTCGCCGCCCCCGCCGCCGCTCCCGGCCAGGCGCCGCTGCTGATGGGCTTCCGGCTGGAGCTCGGCGCCAAGGGGCGCGGTCGGCTGGCCCTCACGGGCCGGGACGCGGTGCAGCTGGCGCTGAACCTGGAAGGCGTGGCGCCCCGGGACGTGGGCACGCTCGAGGCCGTGACGAAGAAGGCCCTCTCGGACTACGACACGCACCAGTCGGAGGTGCTCCAGCGCATCGCCGCCGGGCTGGCCGAGGTGCAGCGCTCCATCGCCCAGGATGCCAATGCCCCCGCCTCGCTGAAGCAGGCCGCCAGCGCCCTCACCGCGCAGCGGGTGGTGGACGAGCAGGGCTACTGGGCCCAGACGCGCCAGTCGCTCCAGCTGAGCTCCGCGCAGGACCGCTTCTCCGTGTCCCTCACCGTGCCCTCCGGCGCGGTGAAGGAGCTCTCGGAGGCCATCGCCGCCGGCGGCGCGCCCGTGGCCGTGATGGGCATCCTGGGCGCGGTGGCCATCCCCAACTTCATGCGCTTCCAGAGCCGCGCCAGGCAGACCGAGGTGACGACGAACCTCAAGTCCGCCTTCACCTACCAGCGCGCCTACTTCCAGGAGAAGGACAGGTGGGGCCGCACCTTCGAGGAGCTCGGCTTCGCGCCGGAGCCGGGTCGGCGCTACACCTACTGCATGGGAAAGCAGTGCCTGCCGTGTGACGCGCCGGGCTGCAAGGTGTCTCCGCCGCCCTCGCCATGCCAGGGGCTCACCTCCGTGGGCCAGGGGCCTCGAGATGGCTTCTCCATCTGCGCCTACGCCAACCTGGACTCGGATGACACGTGGGATGTCTGGGTCATCGATCAGGACGGTGAGCCGCAGCACCTGAGCAACGACATGGAGTAGCGAGGCAGGCGGGCAGGCGCGCCGACCCCGACCCGGCATAGAGTGGGCTCGGGGAGGCAGACATGACCGTCCGGTCCCGCCGCTGGCTCATTGCTGGCGGCATTGGCTTGGCACTCGTCGGCGCAACGCTGGCCATCATCAGCTCGCGGCTGTGCCTGAGCGCGTGGCTCTTCCAGGGGGTGAACGTTCCGCAGTGCCCGGACGGGCGCCTCCGGCAGACCGCGGGCCTGCAGGCGGATGGGCTGGCGCGTGAGCGCTCCGGCACCGTGCGCGTCTGGGCCATGGCCCATGGCGTGGGCAAGGCTCGCAACGAGCCGCTCATGGCGCGCGTCCACCGTGTCGAGGTCCAGCTGCTCCTGCTGGACGCCGCGGGCAAGGAGACGCCGCTGAAGCCCGAGAAGGCCTGGGAGCCGTTCGACGATGACGGCCAGCTCTTCGCCCCGGTGAAGCTGCCCGCGCTGCCGGACGGCGACTACCGGCTGCGCGCTCGCGTGACGACACCGCTGGGCACCGACTCGGTGGAGGCCGCGCTGCCGCTGTACGCCCCCGCGCGGATCCACGTCCTGACGGACCGGCCCCTCTATGAGCCCGGCCACCGCGTGCGGTTCCGCGCCGTGGCCCTGCGCACCCAGGACCTGAGTCCCCTGGACGGGCGTCCGGGTACGTGGATGGTGGTGGATCCCCAGGGAGAGGTGGTGCTGGAGGAGCGCGTCCCCGCCGGCCCCTGGGGCGTGGTGTCCGGCGCCGTTCCCCTGGATCGCGGTGCTCCGACCGGTGCCTGGCGGGTGCGCTGGGTGAGCGGCTCCGACAGCGGCGAGGCCTCCTTCCAGGTGGAGCCCTTCACCCTGCCGCGCTTCCGCGTGGAGGCCTCCAGTCCGCGCCCCTTCTGGCGCGCCGGAGAGCAGCCGGCGGTGGAGGGGCAGGTGCTCTACAGCTCCGGGGCTCCCGTCGCGAGCGCGGAGGTGGCGTTCACGTGGGACCACTCCGGTGAGTGGCCGCCTCCCTCGGAGTGGTTCGACGGCGGTGGCCTGCCCTCCAAGGTGAAGACGGATGCGGCGGGGCGCTTCCGCGTCAGCCTGCCGCGCGTGCCCGAGGACCTGCGGGGCAAGGTGACGCTCTCCGCCGTGGTGACCGCCACGGATCCGGCGGGCGATGCGGTGCGCGGCGATGTGTCCCTGCTGCTCTCCGAGGACGCGCTCGACGTCTCCGCCGTGACGGAGGTGGCTGGTGGCCTGGTGGAGAACTACAGCAACCGCGTGTACCTGCGCGTCACCACCGCGGCGGGCGAGGTGCTCCCCGGCGCAGAGCTCACCGTGAAGCGCGCGTGGGATCCGAAGGATCCAGGCGTGAAGGCCATCGCCGACGAGGATGGCGTGGCCGCCCTGCAGCTCGACCCCGGTGTGGCCGTCAACGTGGTCGTCCCGGCGATGCCGGTGCGCCGCAAGCCGCTCCCAGCCCCGGTGCAGCTCACCAGCTCGGTCGACCTGCTCTCCGGCGAACAGGAGACCGCGCTGGAGGATCAGGTGGCCCTGGAGCGGTGGCTGCCCGCCTTCGTCCCGTGTGCTCGCTTCGTCACGCCCGAGACCAGCGGCTCCGAGGTCCAGCTCGCGGTGCGGGTGGGCTCCAACGGCGCGGTGGCGGATGTGGTGGCCGATTCGCGGCGGCTCTCGGCCTGTCTGGCCGAGGTGGCACGGAGCCGCGCGCTCTTGCCCGGTCGCGAGCGCATGCTGCGCCTGAACTTCGAGCTCGTCGATCCTCAGCTCCCCATGCTGGAGGTCTCCGCGGAAGCCGCCTCCGGTGAGCCGGTGGGGCTGCAGGAGGCGCTTCAGGAGGCGGCGCTCGATGCGCGCTCGTGTCTGCCCGCGAAGCTCTCGGAGTCGTCGGCGCTGCCGGCCACCCTGCGCTGGCGGATCCGCGCGGGACGGAAGGACGTGGAGGTGGGCTGGGTGCCCGCACGCAAAGAGGAGCAGGGCGAGGCCATGCTCCCCTCGTCGGTGCTTCCCTGCATCCAGGCCCGCTTCGCGCGCCTGTCGCTGCGGAGCTCGGACGAGGAGATGGAGGAGGGTGGAGAGGCGCTCCGCCCACAGGAGGCGATGGGCGTGGCGCGCTTCAGCGCGGAGCCCGCCGCGGGTGAGGACGGAGCGGCGCTGGCGCAGGACACCACCCGGCTCGGCTATGAGCTGCGGGTGAGCGCTCGGGTGGAGGGCAAGGACAGCGGCTCGACGAAGCTCTTCCTGCCGCCCACGCAGCTTCCCACCCAGCGGCTGCGGGCCACGCCGGTGCTGGCTCGCGCCGGAGAGGAGGTGCGCGTGGAGCTCTTGCGTGGCCCCGGCTTCAGCGGCTCGCTGCCAGAGAAGCTCTGGCTGGAGGCCGGCACGGCGCGGGTGGAGTCCAAGGTGGATGTGAAGGCCCGCGTGGCCAGCTTCCGCCTGCCCGCCGACTTCGAGGGATGGGCGCAGGTACGGTGGGACTCGGCCATCGCCCGCGTCTACGTGGCGCCCCGCGCGCAGCTCGCCCTGGAGGTGAGCCCGGAGAAGCCCGCCTACGCGCCGGGAGAGGTGGCCCGGCTGCTGCTGCGCACGCGCGTGGATGGGAAGGAAGGGCCCGCCGCCGTGGGCCTCTTCGGCGTGGATGAAGGCCTGGCGCAGCTCGCACCCCTGCCAGGGCCCGCGGCGCTCGCGAGCCTGCGGCCCGCGCCGACCCTGGACAGCCCTGCCTTCGGGGTGCTGGATGGACAGGCGCTCGCCATGGGGCGCATCCGTGGCGCCAACGCCGCGGCGGCCGCCCTGCTGCGCGTCAGCTCGGTGCCCACCGTGGAGGACGCCGAGCCGTCCCTGGCGCTCAGCGCCCAGGGCACCTTCGAGCCGGACGTGGAGCTGACGGAGCCTTTCTACCGGGTGCTCGCCGAGCTCACCGCGCAGGTGCGCGCCTGGGAGGAGAAGGCCCCCGAGGGCGAGACGCTCAGCCCCGAGGGCATGGCTCGGATGTGGGAGCAGGCGCTGGCGGCCTGCGAGAAGCGCGGCGAGCCCGTGACGGATGCGTACGGGCGCCGCCTGAAGCTGTCACGGCTGCCGTCGGAGCTGCTCGCCCTCACGGATCCACGCATGGTGGTGGTGGGCGGGACGCGGCTGTCCGAGGACGTCGAGAACTGGGGCGCGTGGGTCGCCCGGGAGGCGCCATGAAGCGCGCACTGCTCATTGTGGGAGTCCTGCTCGTCGGCATGCTGCTGGGCGTGCTCGTGACGAGCCTCGCCGGGAGCGCGGCTCCAATGATGATGAAGCAGGAGATGGCGGTGGCCTCCGCGCCACCCATGGCTCCCGCGCCCGAGCCCCTGGTCGCTCCGATCGAGGCGGCTCCCGGCGGGGGTGGCTATGGCGCCCGCACGCGGGGGGGCGTGGCCAAGAAGCCGAAGCCATTGATGGCCTACAGGGACGCCGCCCCGAGCGCGGTCGCCGAGATGGCGGAAGAGGAGGCGGTGCTCGATGCCGATGATGCGAAGAAAGGCGGAGACACCTCGGGTACGGAGGCGGCTCCGAGCCGCGCCTGGTTCCCCGAGACGTTCCTCTTCGAGCCCCTGGTGGTGACGGACGGAGCCGGACAGGCCACGGTGCCGGTGAAGGTGCCGGACCGGCTGACGCGGTGGCGGGTGCTGGCGCTGGCGCACTCGCGCTCGGGCGCGCAGGCCGGGGCCGTGACGAGCTTCGCGGGCACGCTGCCCACCTACGTGGATCCGGTGGTGCCCGCCTTCCTGCGCTCCGGAGACACCGTGCGCCTGCCCGTGCAGGTGGTGAACACCACGGGCGCCGCGGTGGAGCAGGCGCTGAAGCTGGAGGCCGCGGGCGCGGTGGTGGAGGGCGGCGGCTCGCGCACCGTGAAGGTGCCGGCCCAGGGCAGCGTGGTGGAGTACGTGACGGTGAAGGCCACCCAACCGGGCCCCGTCTCCGTGCGGGCCTCGCTCGGCTCGACGGACGCGGTGGTGCGCGGCTTCGACGTGATGCCCACCGGACGGCCGGTGAGCCAGACGCGCGGGGGCTCGCTGGCGGCGCCGCGCACGCTCTCCCTCGAGGGGCCCGCGGAGGTGGAGGCGGGCAGCGAGCGGGTGCGGCTGCTCGTATTTCCCGGCGCCCTGGGCGTGCTGCGCGCGGAGCTGTCCGCGGCCTCCGCGCGTGGCGGGCTGGCGGAGGATGCGTACACGCTGCTGCTGGCGGGGCGTGCGCCCTCGCTGCTGAAGACGCTGGGCGAGACGGCGGATGGCGAGGCCCTCAAGGCCATGTCCGCCGTGGCCGGCCAGCGGGTGATGCGGGCGGCTCGCGCGCCGGATGTACCCACCGCGGTGCTGCTGGCGCAGGCGGCGCTCACGCACCCGGACAACCCGGTGCTGGCGCGGCTGGGAGAGCGCCTGTCCGCGCAGGTGGCCAATGCCCAGCGCCCGGATGGCACCTGCCAGGGCGGCGACGGGTGGACGCTGCAGCGGCTGCTCGTAGCCACGGCGGACTGCGCCCAGGCGGTGCGGGCCGGTGCCGCCGTGTCGACGGCCAGCAAGCAGCGCGCCTCGGTGTTCGCCGTGCGAGCCATGGGCGCCTTCGAGCGCAACCTCTCGCGAGTGCAGGACGGGTACACCGCGGCGGCCATCCTGGCCAGCGGCGGGGTGACGGGCTCGCTGCAGGAGGCGCTGCGCGCCCAGGTGCGTGAGGCGCTGAAGACGCGCGAGGATGGCTCGGTGTACCTGCCCGTGGAGCTGGGAGTGGTGCGCGCGGACGGGACGCGGCCGGGCGAGGAGGAGTCCACGGCGCTGGCGGTGCTCGCGCTCGCCGGGGACGCGAAGGCGCCGATGGCGGACCTGGGCACGTCGCTGCTCGCGGGCTACCGCCCCGGGTGGGGCTGGGGGGATGGCCGCGCCAACCTCCTGTGCCTCCAGGCGGCGATGGCGCTCTTCTCGCAGCCGCTGCCCTCGCAGGTGCGGGTGGTGCTGGAGCGCGATGGAAGGACGGTGACGGAGGGCACCTTCGACGCCAAGGCCCTGCGGGACGTGCTGGCCATGGAGGCGGCGGCGTCCGGTTCGGCGGGGGCCCACACGTGGACGGTGCGTGCCGAGCCGGCGGTGCCGGGGCTGGGCTACTCGCTGACGCTGGGCGCGTACGTGCCGTGGAAGGCCGAGAAGGGCGCGGGGCTGGAGCTCGCGGTGAAGGCTCCCACCGAGGCGAAGGTGGGGATGCCGGTGGACGTGACGGTGCAGGCGGCGTCTCCGGCGGGCATGCCGCTCAAGCTGCGCTATGCGCTGCCGGCGGGCGTCCAGGTGGACACCCCGAGCCTCACCCGGCTCGTGGTGGAGCAGAAGGTGTCCTCCTATGAGGTGGAGGACGGGGCGCTGACGCTCTCGCTGCCGCCGCGAGGCGCGGGTGAGCCGTTCCAGGCCAGCTTCCGCGTGGTGCCCACGCTGGCGGGGACGCTGCAAGGTGGCGCCTCCAGTCTGTTCCCCGAGGCCCAGCCGGAGCTCGTCTCCTACGTGCCTCCCTCGCAGTGGACGGTGCGCTGAGCCGCCGAGCTGAGGACATGCCACTTGAGGTACGTCCTCCAGCTCTCGACGGGCGTCTCCTTCAGCTGTCGCTCGAGTTCGGCCAAAGGAGGCGGCTCCCCGAGGAGAAGCGGCGGGTGCCCCGAGGAGGTAGCAGGCAGCCGGAGACGCTCTGGGACAGTCGTACAACTTGTCGCCATCCCCTGGCCGCACGCTGAGTGGAGCGCATATTCCCAAGGTAGGCACACAAGGGGGTCACCATGACGAAACCGAGGGCATCATCCTGGGTGAGGCTTCTGGTGGGAGGACTCTGCGCGCTCGGGGGAAGCGCACACGCATTCGATGAGGCAGCAGCGGATCGCGCGCTCCAGTTCGCTCGGGAGCAGGTGCGCAAGACATCCGAGATGCCGGATATACCGACCCACCGCACCCCCAAGATCAGCACCGATGCTGGCGGCTGGACCCTGGTCCGCAACGACGATGCGGTGGCCTGGACCCAGGGGTTCTTCCCCGGCTTGCTCTGGCTCATGTACGAG
The window above is part of the Hyalangium gracile genome. Proteins encoded here:
- a CDS encoding MG2 domain-containing protein, with amino-acid sequence MTVRSRRWLIAGGIGLALVGATLAIISSRLCLSAWLFQGVNVPQCPDGRLRQTAGLQADGLARERSGTVRVWAMAHGVGKARNEPLMARVHRVEVQLLLLDAAGKETPLKPEKAWEPFDDDGQLFAPVKLPALPDGDYRLRARVTTPLGTDSVEAALPLYAPARIHVLTDRPLYEPGHRVRFRAVALRTQDLSPLDGRPGTWMVVDPQGEVVLEERVPAGPWGVVSGAVPLDRGAPTGAWRVRWVSGSDSGEASFQVEPFTLPRFRVEASSPRPFWRAGEQPAVEGQVLYSSGAPVASAEVAFTWDHSGEWPPPSEWFDGGGLPSKVKTDAAGRFRVSLPRVPEDLRGKVTLSAVVTATDPAGDAVRGDVSLLLSEDALDVSAVTEVAGGLVENYSNRVYLRVTTAAGEVLPGAELTVKRAWDPKDPGVKAIADEDGVAALQLDPGVAVNVVVPAMPVRRKPLPAPVQLTSSVDLLSGEQETALEDQVALERWLPAFVPCARFVTPETSGSEVQLAVRVGSNGAVADVVADSRRLSACLAEVARSRALLPGRERMLRLNFELVDPQLPMLEVSAEAASGEPVGLQEALQEAALDARSCLPAKLSESSALPATLRWRIRAGRKDVEVGWVPARKEEQGEAMLPSSVLPCIQARFARLSLRSSDEEMEEGGEALRPQEAMGVARFSAEPAAGEDGAALAQDTTRLGYELRVSARVEGKDSGSTKLFLPPTQLPTQRLRATPVLARAGEEVRVELLRGPGFSGSLPEKLWLEAGTARVESKVDVKARVASFRLPADFEGWAQVRWDSAIARVYVAPRAQLALEVSPEKPAYAPGEVARLLLRTRVDGKEGPAAVGLFGVDEGLAQLAPLPGPAALASLRPAPTLDSPAFGVLDGQALAMGRIRGANAAAAALLRVSSVPTVEDAEPSLALSAQGTFEPDVELTEPFYRVLAELTAQVRAWEEKAPEGETLSPEGMARMWEQALAACEKRGEPVTDAYGRRLKLSRLPSELLALTDPRMVVVGGTRLSEDVENWGAWVAREAP
- a CDS encoding alpha-2-macroglobulin family protein — protein: MKRALLIVGVLLVGMLLGVLVTSLAGSAAPMMMKQEMAVASAPPMAPAPEPLVAPIEAAPGGGGYGARTRGGVAKKPKPLMAYRDAAPSAVAEMAEEEAVLDADDAKKGGDTSGTEAAPSRAWFPETFLFEPLVVTDGAGQATVPVKVPDRLTRWRVLALAHSRSGAQAGAVTSFAGTLPTYVDPVVPAFLRSGDTVRLPVQVVNTTGAAVEQALKLEAAGAVVEGGGSRTVKVPAQGSVVEYVTVKATQPGPVSVRASLGSTDAVVRGFDVMPTGRPVSQTRGGSLAAPRTLSLEGPAEVEAGSERVRLLVFPGALGVLRAELSAASARGGLAEDAYTLLLAGRAPSLLKTLGETADGEALKAMSAVAGQRVMRAARAPDVPTAVLLAQAALTHPDNPVLARLGERLSAQVANAQRPDGTCQGGDGWTLQRLLVATADCAQAVRAGAAVSTASKQRASVFAVRAMGAFERNLSRVQDGYTAAAILASGGVTGSLQEALRAQVREALKTREDGSVYLPVELGVVRADGTRPGEEESTALAVLALAGDAKAPMADLGTSLLAGYRPGWGWGDGRANLLCLQAAMALFSQPLPSQVRVVLERDGRTVTEGTFDAKALRDVLAMEAAASGSAGAHTWTVRAEPAVPGLGYSLTLGAYVPWKAEKGAGLELAVKAPTEAKVGMPVDVTVQAASPAGMPLKLRYALPAGVQVDTPSLTRLVVEQKVSSYEVEDGALTLSLPPRGAGEPFQASFRVVPTLAGTLQGGASSLFPEAQPELVSYVPPSQWTVR